One genomic segment of Musa acuminata AAA Group cultivar baxijiao chromosome BXJ3-3, Cavendish_Baxijiao_AAA, whole genome shotgun sequence includes these proteins:
- the LOC103977206 gene encoding protein SUPPRESSOR OF K(+) TRANSPORT GROWTH DEFECT 1 — protein sequence MYSNFKEQAIEFVKQAVHEDNAGNYVKAFPLYMNALEYFRTHLKYEKNPKIKEAITQKFTEYLRRAEEIRAVLDEGGSGPAANGDAAVATRPKTKPKDGDGNGGDDPDQAKLRAGLTSAIITEKPNVKWNDVAGLESAKQALQEAVILPVKFPQFFTGKRRPWRAFLLYGPPGTGKSYLAKAVATEAESTFFSISSSDLVSKWMGESEKLVSNLFQMARENAPSIIFIDEIDSLCGQRGEGNESEASRRIKTELLVQMQGVGNNDQKVLVLAATNTPYALDQAIRRRFDKRIYIPLPDLKARQHMFKVHLGDTPHNLTESDFENLARHTEGFSGSDIAVCVKDVLFEPVRKAQDAMHFYKSSDGMWLPCGPRHPGAVQTTLQELAAKGLADKILPPPITKTDFDKVLSRQRPTVSKADLEVHERFTKEFGEEG from the exons ATGTATAGCAATTTCAAGGAGCAGGCGATCGAGTTCGTGAAGCAGGCGGTGCATGAAGATAATGCCGGGAACTATGTCAAGGCTTTCCCTCTCTACATGAATGCCCTCGAGTACTTCCGCACCCACCTCAAGTACGAGAAGAACCCCAAGATCAAGGAGGCCATCACCCAGAAGTTCACCGAGTACCTCCGACGCGCGGAGGAGATCCGGGCCGTGCTCGACGAGGGCGGCTCAGGGCCTGCTGCCAACGGGGACGCGGCCGTGGCAACCAGGCCCAAGACGAAACCTAAGGATGGGGATGGAAACGGCGGCGACGACCCCGATCAGGCGAAGCTCAGAGCCGGACTCACCTCTGCTATCATAACAGAGAAGCCCAACGTGAAGTGGAACGATGTGGCTGGGCTTGAGAGCGCCAAGCAGGCCTTGCAGGAGGCGGTGATCTTGCCCGTCAAGTTCCCTCAGTTCTTCACTG GCAAGAGAAGGCCATGGAGGGCATTTCTTTTGTATGGTCCACCTGGAACTGGTAAATCATACTTGGCAAAGGCTGTTGCAACAGAGGCAGAATCAACCTTCTTCAG TATATCTTCGTCCGACCTAGTCTCAAAGTGGATGGGTGAAAGTGAAAAACTGGTTTCCAACCTTTTCCAAATGGCTCGTGAAAATGCTCCttcaattatttttattgatgaaaTCGATTCTTTGTGTGGTCAACGTGGAGAAGGCAATGAAAGTGAAGCTTCTCGAAGAATCAAGACAGAACTTCTGGTGCAGATGCAG GGTGTAGGAAACAATGATCAGAAAGTTCTTGTTCTGGCTGCCACAAACACTCCCTATGCTCTGGATCAG GCAATCCGACGGCGTTTTGACAAGAGGATTTATATTCCTCTTCCCGACCTAAAAGCCAGGCAACACATGTTCAAG GTACATCTGGGAGATACCCCTCATAACTTGACTGAAAGTGACTTTGAGAACTTAGCTCGTCATACAGAAGGATTTTCTGGTTCTGATATCGCCGTTTGT GTAAAGGATGTACTCTTTGAACCAGTTCGGAAAGCTCAAGATGCCATGCATTTCTACAAGTCCAGTGATGGCATGTGGTTGCCGTGTGGACCAAGACATCCTGGAGCTGTCCAGACCACGTTGCAGGAGCTCGCTGCGAAAGGTCTTGCAGATAAG ATCCTTCCGCCGCCGATCACAAAGACGGACTTCGATAAAGTACTGTCCAGACAGAGGCCGACTGTCAGCAAAGCGGACCTTGAAGTGCACGAGAGATTCACAAAGGAGTTTGGAGAAGAGGGCTAA
- the LOC135633932 gene encoding senescence-associated protein OSA15, chloroplastic-like, with protein sequence MASKVSGRVTVTEQRGFQCSFSNSWHHIGSAPMNKTIDFKKLCHGQFWSARICSSFEGFWRISPQYYMHSKGHKVICFSTGTRSSETKECTRSSEDCENASRDHLEDGHCGGYASHSSQGLAEACRFVYNDAKYVNERARNDIILLSRGITRLNDRARQDVAVLGLGFLKLDARARKDTEKIKIDLGVKEKAAHLHRIATILKRAADKHWSDGALEADLRRANVIVRRRAMEDAYMALKFIRNIHDMMANKLYQMPPKEGCFLMSDKMGFITLEKNGKALDLFAGEVTTDRIHAIQDAYLSMASALSEADGIDYTDPEELELLVATLIDLDAMDGKSSVSLLAECSSSPDVNTRKALANALATAPSMWILGNAGMGALQRLAQDSNHAVAAAASKAINELKQQWELEEGDSLRFMMNQFSQEEDIDDTNQEADS encoded by the exons ATGGCTAGCAAGGTTTCTGGCAGGGTGACTGTTACTGAACAACGTGGATTTCAATGTTCATTTTCAAACTCATGGCATCATATTGGATCAGCTCCTATGAACAAGACTATTGATTTTAAGAAATTATGTCATGGACAATTTTGGAGTGCTAGGATCTGTTCGTCATTTGAAGGGTTTTGGCGCATCAGTCCCCAATATTATATGCACTCCAAAGGTCACAAAGTTATATGTTTTTCCACTGGTACTCGTAGTAGTGAAACAAAGGAATGCACAAGGAGTTCAGAAGACTGTGAAAATGCTTCTAG AGATCATCTTGAAGATGGGCATTGTGGAGGATATGCTTCTCATTCTAGTCAAGGCCTGGCTGAAGCTTGTAGGTTTGTTTACAATGATGCAAAATATGTGAATGAAAGGGCACGTAATGATATTATCTTGCTTTCACG TGGCATAACAAGACTCAATGATCGTGCACGCCAAGATGTTGCCGTTCTTGGACTGGGATTTCTTAAGCTTGATG CTCGTGCAAGGAAGGACACCGAGAAGATTAAGATTGACCTTGGTGTGAAGGAAAAGGCTGCTCACTTGCACCGTATAGCCACA ATCTTGAAGAGAGCAGCTGACAAGCATTGGAGCGACGGGGCATTGGAG GCTGACCTACGACGAGCAAACGTTATAGTTAGACGCCGTGCCATGGAAGATGCATATATGGCTTTGAAG TTTATTCGAAACATCCATGATATGATGGCAAACAAATTGTACCAGAT GCCTCCAAAGGAAGGTTGTTTCTTGATGAGCGATAAGATGGGATTCATCACACTTGAAAAAAATGGGAAGGCTCTTGATCTATTTGCTGGTGAAGTCACTACAGATCGTATACATGCCATACAG GATGCTTACTTGAGTATGGCATCTGCCTTGTCTGAGGCTGATGGTATTGATTACACTGATCCTGAGGAG CTTGAACTACTAGTTGCgactcttattgatcttgatgcaaTGGATGGTAAAAGTAGCGTCTCATTATTGGCTGAGTGTTCAAGCTCTCCTGATGTTAATACAAG GAAAGCTCTAGCGAATGCTTTAGCGACTGCTCCATCCATGTGGATCCTGGGGAACGCCGGCATGGGGGCATTACAA AGATTGGCTCAGGACAGCAACCACGCTGTTGCAGCTGCTGCATCCAAAGCTATCAATGAATTGAAGCAGCAGTGGGAACTCGAAGAAGGTGATAGTTTGAGATTTATGATGAATCAATTTTCTCAGGAAGAGGATATAGATGATACTAACCAAGAAGCTGATAGCTAA